The Argopecten irradians isolate NY chromosome 4, Ai_NY, whole genome shotgun sequence genome has a window encoding:
- the LOC138321283 gene encoding uncharacterized protein, with translation MELAPTSDPGSTTPPLSQIICCKLCFSVYKSPKLLPCLHSFCCSCLSNHCDSNISQGRATVCPSCSEQFEVPEQGIASLPNNVVLQRAILSNVDQIQIKSPTQYRKRTVQKSSSLSDSSVGSGSTNCLSKSGSTSSVTNEGRIQRESSLEKSDSFQCGIDQVFTDNRVEKQGNDTVMCQSFEKIKSNQEDHKETSTTSNATSPSTDTPVCQHEHRTMVKSCSQFSNFSIGSLKFEPPPDYADISEDLYTEESTPGVSTVHHDPIIEEQKQRDRIKDELASFQTEALAIVYSIDNLNKEKDRWNQQKQNLQKRIQQRSARLQDLIKGWERQLLLQVEAHWHDINMVEVIENYKSSMHNRLKGILAMTDLARMLLDHGLSDELPVFEEMILNRKQKLNGEKLSFEKPYMKLSTPAEEDVIVENIFGSLSVMKKSESFWEFCPSTEMPTPTSGNDEQVNDRCISEPISGRVSSQTPSQHLPGKTAGATLTCRSPSIEKLKAERLVSKRSRSSSARRSFSKQMSPSYPRSRRTSVESPNAEDATTSGGLLQKSVLNPRISVHHRINSGGLQESEPSVFSPPSTPNRKTTGKTFDDTLDLSASSRRNTDGNIQIDWERDFTNTSDTDTNRYSDIGSCRDNNASNETCRRGHFDDDVQHTRRILAMCKKQLLEAQTESSPLSQLSSQDLRTTSLPSSPRERLDHMRLSARKKSSKWRSESRGSITSLDGD, from the coding sequence ATGGAGCTCGCGCCAACCTCTGATCCTGGGTCCACAACGCCCCCATTGTCCCAGATCATCTGCTGTAAACTATGCTTTAGCGTCTATAAAAGTCCCAAGCTGCTTCCGTGCCTTCATAGCTTCTGCTGCTCGTGCCTGTCCAACCACTGTGATAGCAATATCTCCCAAGGTAGGGCCACGGTGTGCCCCTCCTGCTCCGAACAGTTTGAGGTACCCGAACAAGGTATTGCAAGTCTACCCAATAATGTGGTGCTACAGAGAGCAATATTGTCGAATGTAGATCAAATTCAGATAAAATCGCCAACACAATATAGAAAGCGTACAGTTCAGAAATCCAGCTCATTAAGTGATTCATCTGTGGGATCGGGAAGCACAAATTGTCTTTCCAAAAGCGGAAGCACAAGTAGCGTTACTAATGAGGGAAGGATTCAGAGAGAAAGCTCTTTGGAAAAATCTGACAGTTTTCAGTGTGGGATTGACCAAGTGTTTACTGATAATCGTGTAGAGAAACAAGGAAATGATACCGTTATGTGTCAATCATTCGAAAAGATTAAGTCAAACCAAGAAGATCACAAAGAAACATCAACCACGTCAAATGCAACATCCCCTTCAACGGACACGCCTGTGTGTCAACATGAACATCGTACTATGGTCAAAAGCTGTTCACAGTTTAGCAACTTTTCAATAGGCAGCCTGAAATTCGAACCGCCACCGGATTATGCTGATATTTCAGAGGATCTTTATACGGAAGAGAGTACACCGGGTGTCTCAACAGTACATCACGACCCTATCATTGAAGAACAAAAGCAACGTGACCGAATAAAAGATGAGCTAGCGAGTTTTCAAACTGAAGCGCTAGCCATTGTTTACTCCATCGATAATTTGAACAAAGAAAAAGACAGATGGAATCAACAGAAGCAAAACCTACAGAAAAGAATACAACAGAGGTCAGCTCGTTTACAGGACCTTATAAAGGGTTGGGAACGACAGCTTCTGTTGCAAGTGGAAGCTCATTGGCACGATATCAACATGGTGGAAGTTATCGAGAACTACAAATCGTCCATGCATAACAGGTTAAAAGGAATACTCGCCATGACAGACTTAGCAAGAATGCTTCTTGACCATGGTCTGAGTGACGAACTGCCAGTATTCGAAGAAATGATATTAAACAGGAAACAAAAGCTTAACGGGGAAAAGTTGTCTTTTGAGAAGCCGTACATGAAACTTAGTACACCTGCAGAGGAAGATGTAATTGTGGAAAATATATTCGGTAGTTTAAGTGTGATGAAGAAATCTGAAAGTTTTTGGGAGTTTTGTCCATCTACGGAAATGCCAACACCAACATCGGGTAATGATGAACAGGTCAATGACAGGTGTATATCTGAGCCCATATCTGGAAGGGTCTCATCACAAACACCAAGTCAACACCTTCCCGGGAAAACTGCCGGTGCTACACTTACATGCAGGTCGCCATCGATAGAAAAACTGAAAGCAGAACGACTAGTATCTAAACGAAGTAGGAGCTCATCAGCAAGACGGAGTTTCTCAAAGCAAATGAGTCCCTCGTATCCTCGAAGCAGGCGGACATCTGTAGAATCACCAAATGCTGAGGACGCAACCACATCTGGTGGATTACTTCAGAAGTCAGTTCTTAATCCAAGAATCTCTGTCCATCACAGAATAAACTCAGGAGGGCTACAGGAATCAGAACCATCCGTGTTTTCTCCTCCCTCTACACCCAATAGAAAAACTACCGGTAAAACATTTGACGATACACTAGATCTTTCAGCAAGTAGCAGACGAAACACTGACGGAAACATTCAGATCGACTGGGAGAGAGACTTCACAAACACAAGCGATACAGATACAAATCGATATTCTGACATCGGTAGTTGTAGAGATAATAATGCTTCAAATGAGACTTGTCGACGTGGTCATTTCGATGATGACGTACAGCATACCAGACGAATTCTTGCCATGTGCAAAAAACAACTTCTTGAAGCTCAGACAGAATCGAGTCCTTTATCACAACTTTCTTCACAAGACTTAAGGACAACAAGTCTTCCCTCATCCCCGAGAGAACGTCTTGATCATATGAGACTCTCTGCACgcaaaaagtcttccaagtggAGATCCGAATCACGTGGGAGCATAACAAGTCTCGATGGAGACTGA